One genomic window of Geodermatophilus sp. DSM 44513 includes the following:
- a CDS encoding arsenate reductase ArsC has protein sequence MSDKPTVLFVCVHNAGRSQMAAGWLRTLAGDAVEVRSAGSLPAEQVNPSAVEAMREVDIDITGQQPKVLTTEAVEASDVVITMGCGDACPVFPGKRYLDWALEDPAGKGVEAVRPIRDEIEGRVRGLLAELQVQPAAGR, from the coding sequence GTGTCCGACAAGCCCACCGTCCTGTTCGTCTGCGTCCACAACGCCGGCCGGTCCCAGATGGCCGCCGGCTGGCTGCGCACCCTCGCCGGCGACGCCGTCGAGGTCCGCTCGGCCGGCTCCCTGCCCGCCGAGCAGGTGAACCCCTCCGCCGTCGAGGCGATGCGCGAGGTGGACATCGACATCACCGGCCAGCAGCCGAAGGTGCTGACCACCGAGGCGGTCGAGGCCTCCGACGTCGTCATCACCATGGGCTGCGGGGACGCCTGCCCGGTCTTCCCGGGTAAGCGCTACCTGGACTGGGCGCTGGAGGACCCGGCCGGCAAGGGCGTCGAGGCCGTCCGACCGATCCGCGACGAGATCGAGGGCCGCGTCCGCGGACTGCTGGCCGAGCTGCAGGTGCAGCCGGCGGCCGGCCGGTGA
- a CDS encoding arsenate reductase ArsC, with protein sequence MSDTVGEAALHRLSDQLATRFTGVFTRETIDRYVVESHTALARTARVTTHLPVLTERFATERLTALAQARGALPTDTCEVLFVCVHNAGRSQMAAALMVHHGGGRVHVRSAGSQPSATIDDTVLTAMAEVGIDLGAEFPKPLTDDVVRAADVVVTMGCGDACPVHPGKRYHDWPVRDPAGLSLGEVRAIRDDVDGRVRALLADLHPAGAAR encoded by the coding sequence GTGAGCGACACCGTGGGCGAGGCCGCCCTGCACCGGCTCTCCGACCAGTTGGCCACCCGGTTCACCGGCGTCTTCACCCGGGAGACGATCGACCGCTACGTCGTCGAGTCCCACACCGCGCTGGCCCGCACCGCGAGGGTCACCACGCACCTGCCGGTGCTGACCGAACGCTTCGCCACCGAGCGGCTGACCGCGCTCGCGCAGGCGAGGGGCGCGCTGCCGACCGACACCTGCGAGGTCCTCTTCGTCTGCGTGCACAACGCCGGCCGCTCGCAGATGGCCGCGGCGCTGATGGTCCACCACGGCGGGGGCCGGGTGCACGTCCGCTCGGCCGGCTCGCAGCCGTCCGCCACGATCGACGACACCGTGCTCACCGCCATGGCCGAGGTCGGCATCGACCTCGGCGCGGAGTTCCCCAAGCCGCTCACCGACGACGTCGTGCGCGCCGCCGACGTCGTCGTCACCATGGGCTGCGGCGATGCCTGCCCGGTCCACCCGGGCAAGCGCTACCACGACTGGCCGGTCCGGGACCCCGCCGGCCTGTCCCTGGGCGAGGTCCGCGCCATCCGCGACGACGTCGACGGCCGCGTCCGCGCGCTGCTCGCCGACCTGCACCCCGCCGGCGCCGCGCGCTGA
- a CDS encoding metalloregulator ArsR/SmtB family transcription factor: MPPHRNETTDAGLVCCTPLTGTVMSAEQAQAVAPLLKALADPVRLRLVSLIASGQGGEACVCDLNEAFDLTQATISHHLRVLHSAGVLDRQKRGVWVYYAVRPEALSAVATLFTAPGLAGARA, translated from the coding sequence ATGCCTCCGCACCGGAACGAGACGACCGACGCCGGCCTGGTCTGCTGCACGCCGTTGACCGGCACCGTGATGAGCGCAGAGCAGGCCCAGGCCGTCGCACCCCTGCTCAAGGCACTCGCCGACCCGGTCCGGCTGCGCCTGGTGAGCCTGATCGCCTCCGGTCAGGGCGGCGAGGCCTGCGTGTGCGACCTCAACGAGGCCTTCGACCTCACCCAGGCCACGATCAGCCACCACCTCAGGGTGCTGCACTCAGCCGGGGTGCTGGACCGGCAGAAGCGCGGGGTGTGGGTCTACTACGCCGTGCGCCCGGAGGCGCTCTCTGCCGTGGCCACCCTGTTCACCGCGCCGGGCCTGGCCGGGGCCCGGGCGTGA
- a CDS encoding ATP-binding protein, whose product MSASPSASPAPGDDELFRDGGATGRLMAALDWSRTPLGPVEAWPASLRHTVRTVLASRFPMILTWGPEYTQVYNDGYATLIGAKHPDAIGRDLRVTQAEHWSALQGPVEQAMATREPSWIPQLLLLLERAGYREETYFTVSHAPAYDDERVAGMLAVCTEVTRQVLAERRQRLLHDVATCGGGLAEESATVSAMTAALAGAPLDVPFAAVYLSGAGGLRRAAAVGCPAGSLPRTAATPDGLLPPSVAALGVHGGPFGDLVTEAVVLPLGGPDGEHVGALVVGLSPNRVLDEEYRSFHELLAGLFTAAVRNARAYAEERARAEALAELDRAKTAFFANVSHELRTPLTLLLGPIADTLAADGAALPDDVRESLTLALRNGQRLQRLVNDLLEVVSIEAGRASAMRVETDVAAFTAELAGVLRAAAERAGLRLSVDCPPLGRPAYVDPRMWEKVVLNLVANAVKYTFVGGIDVALRADGDAFVLTVADTGVGIPAAELPLLFERFHRGSGTAARSREGSGLGLALARELVALHGGGIEATSEPGVGSTFTVRVPFGEPDAPAGAPAVPSSSARGGAVTPWDDVDGAGPRTAATASEADVLVVDDNADMRAYLTRLLSPWFTVRTATDGREALAAVAAARPHVVVTDVMMPGLDGFELLRALRADPAVRDVPVVMLTARAGQEAAVEGFEAGVDDYLAKPFESAELVARLRAVLERAAGRAAGPAAAARPGPPPSPAAAQDGAGTGALPPHPRRPTAVPPTAVSPTGARGTTVRRHWRLPSATSSIPVLRRQLRALFAEAGLDEDRAYDIVLAACEAATNAVEHAQDPAEPVVDVHVEVAGGQVEVAVRDHRRWRERVPSMDRGRGSMLMSAVGEVVATPGPSGTTVVIRSAGPPLPSDGRLR is encoded by the coding sequence GTGAGCGCGAGCCCCTCCGCGTCGCCCGCCCCCGGCGACGACGAGCTCTTCCGCGACGGCGGTGCCACCGGCCGGCTGATGGCCGCCCTGGACTGGTCCCGCACCCCGCTGGGACCGGTCGAGGCGTGGCCGGCCAGTCTGCGGCACACGGTGCGCACCGTGCTGGCCTCCCGGTTCCCCATGATCCTCACCTGGGGTCCGGAGTACACCCAGGTCTACAACGACGGCTACGCCACGCTGATCGGCGCCAAGCACCCCGACGCCATCGGGCGCGACCTGCGGGTCACCCAGGCCGAGCACTGGAGCGCCCTGCAAGGCCCCGTGGAGCAGGCCATGGCCACCCGCGAGCCGAGCTGGATCCCGCAGCTGCTGCTGCTGCTCGAACGGGCCGGCTACCGCGAGGAGACCTACTTCACCGTCTCGCACGCACCCGCCTACGACGACGAGCGGGTCGCGGGGATGCTCGCGGTCTGCACCGAGGTCACCCGGCAGGTGCTCGCCGAGCGGCGCCAGCGGTTGCTGCACGACGTGGCGACCTGCGGTGGCGGGCTCGCCGAGGAGTCGGCCACGGTGTCGGCGATGACCGCCGCGCTGGCCGGCGCCCCCCTCGACGTGCCGTTCGCCGCCGTGTACCTCTCGGGCGCGGGTGGCCTGCGCCGTGCCGCGGCCGTGGGCTGCCCGGCGGGGTCCCTGCCCCGGACGGCGGCCACCCCGGACGGGCTGCTGCCCCCGTCGGTCGCCGCCCTGGGCGTCCACGGCGGCCCGTTCGGCGACCTGGTCACCGAGGCCGTCGTGCTGCCGCTCGGCGGCCCGGACGGCGAGCACGTGGGAGCGCTGGTCGTCGGCCTCAGCCCCAACCGGGTGCTGGACGAGGAGTACCGCTCCTTCCACGAGCTGCTCGCCGGCCTGTTCACCGCCGCCGTCCGCAACGCCCGCGCCTACGCCGAGGAACGGGCCCGGGCCGAGGCGCTGGCCGAGCTCGACCGGGCCAAGACGGCGTTCTTCGCCAACGTCAGCCACGAGCTGCGCACCCCGCTCACGCTGCTGCTCGGCCCGATCGCCGACACCCTCGCCGCGGACGGGGCGGCGCTGCCCGACGACGTCCGCGAGTCGCTGACCCTCGCGCTGCGCAACGGCCAGCGGCTGCAGCGCCTGGTCAACGACCTGCTGGAGGTCGTCAGCATCGAAGCCGGCCGGGCGTCGGCGATGCGGGTGGAGACCGACGTCGCCGCCTTCACCGCGGAGCTGGCCGGGGTGCTGCGGGCCGCCGCCGAGCGGGCGGGACTGCGGCTGTCGGTCGACTGCCCCCCGCTGGGGCGTCCGGCGTACGTGGACCCGCGGATGTGGGAGAAGGTCGTCCTCAACCTGGTCGCCAACGCCGTCAAGTACACCTTCGTCGGCGGCATCGACGTCGCGCTGCGGGCCGACGGCGACGCCTTCGTGCTCACCGTCGCCGACACGGGTGTCGGCATCCCGGCCGCGGAGCTGCCGCTGCTGTTCGAGCGCTTCCACCGCGGCAGCGGCACTGCCGCGCGCAGCCGCGAGGGCAGCGGCCTGGGCCTCGCGCTGGCCCGCGAGCTGGTCGCCCTGCACGGCGGCGGGATCGAGGCGACCAGCGAGCCGGGCGTGGGCAGCACGTTCACCGTGCGGGTGCCCTTCGGCGAGCCGGACGCCCCGGCCGGCGCTCCCGCCGTCCCGTCGTCCTCGGCACGCGGCGGCGCCGTCACGCCCTGGGACGACGTGGACGGCGCCGGCCCCCGGACGGCCGCGACCGCCTCGGAGGCCGACGTCCTGGTCGTGGACGACAACGCCGACATGCGGGCCTACCTGACCCGGCTGCTGTCCCCCTGGTTCACCGTGCGGACCGCCACCGACGGCCGGGAGGCGCTGGCCGCCGTGGCCGCGGCCCGCCCGCACGTCGTCGTGACCGACGTGATGATGCCCGGGCTGGACGGGTTCGAACTGCTGCGCGCGCTGCGCGCGGACCCGGCCGTGCGCGACGTCCCGGTGGTCATGCTCACCGCCCGCGCCGGCCAGGAGGCCGCGGTGGAGGGCTTCGAGGCCGGCGTCGACGACTACCTGGCCAAGCCGTTCGAGTCCGCAGAGCTGGTCGCGCGGTTGCGTGCGGTGCTCGAGCGCGCCGCCGGCCGCGCCGCCGGGCCCGCCGCGGCGGCGCGTCCGGGCCCGCCCCCGTCGCCGGCCGCCGCGCAGGACGGCGCGGGGACCGGTGCACTGCCGCCGCACCCGCGGCGACCGACCGCCGTGCCACCGACCGCCGTGTCACCGACCGGCGCCCGCGGGACCACCGTCCGGCGGCACTGGCGGTTGCCGTCGGCCACCTCCTCGATCCCGGTGCTGCGGCGGCAGCTGCGGGCGCTGTTCGCCGAGGCCGGCTTGGACGAGGACCGCGCCTACGACATCGTGCTGGCGGCCTGCGAGGCGGCGACCAACGCCGTCGAGCACGCCCAGGACCCGGCGGAGCCGGTGGTCGACGTGCACGTCGAGGTCGCCGGCGGGCAGGTGGAGGTAGCCGTGCGGGACCACCGCCGCTGGCGGGAGCGGGTGCCGAGCATGGACCGTGGCCGGGGCTCGATGCTGATGAGCGCCGTCGGGGAGGTCGTCGCGACGCCGGGGCCCTCGGGCACCACGGTGGTCATCCGCTCGGCCGGGCCCCCGCTGCCCTCCGACGGGAGGCTCCGGTAG